One part of the Nostoc sp. PCC 7120 = FACHB-418 genome encodes these proteins:
- a CDS encoding GH116 family glycosyl hydrolase — MTNQFSPQIPSSTWNRPIGLGWDKPYTVRYASNIDDGPWHGMPLGGFGAGCIGRSSRGDFNLWHIDGGEHIFQNFPACQFSVFEANGTSSQAYALSTQPTDDESLKSWQWYPASSETQTTGTYHALYPRSWFVYENVFQAELTCEQFSPIWANNYQETSYPVAVFAWQAHNPTNAPITLSIMLTWQNMVGWFTNALKSPDVRVRDDGSPVYEYQPRLGESGGNYNYLDESPQHLGCFLGRVGMTEPLQEGEGSWCIATLKHSQVEVFYHTRWNPVGTGEEVWQSFAADGSLANHIDTSSVTENEQLGAAIAVRFTLQPGETLEIPFVVSWDLPVTEFAAGVNYYRRYTDFFGKTGDHAWAIATTALEQYKTWQQQIESWQDPILNRPDLPDWFKMALFNELYDLTSGGTLWSAATPCDPIGQFAVLECLDYRWYESLDVRLYGSFGLLQLFPELEKAVMRAFARAIPQGDDTPRVIGYYYTIGAESPIAVRKTPGATPHDLGAPNEHVWEKTNYTSYQDCNLWKDLGCDFVLQVYRDFLLTGADDVQFLRDCWDAIVETLDYVKTFDLDGDGIPENSGAPDQTFDDWRLQGVSAYCGGLWLAALAAAIAISDILLQNHQDSATKEHLLYQKSTYETWLTKSLPIYQEKLWNGKYYRLDSESGSDVVMADQLCGQFYANLLELPDIVPSDRAISALQTVYDACFLKFYDGQFGAANGVRPDGSPENPKATHPLEVWTGINFGLAAFLVQMGMKDEGFRLTQAVVEQIYNNGLQFRTPEAITAAGTFRASTYLRPMAIWAIYLMIG, encoded by the coding sequence ATGACAAATCAATTCTCCCCGCAAATTCCCTCCTCTACTTGGAATCGTCCTATTGGCTTAGGTTGGGATAAACCTTATACTGTCCGCTATGCGAGTAATATTGATGATGGGCCTTGGCATGGTATGCCATTGGGCGGCTTTGGTGCTGGTTGTATTGGTCGTTCTTCGCGGGGAGACTTTAACCTATGGCACATTGACGGTGGTGAGCATATTTTCCAAAATTTTCCCGCCTGTCAATTTAGTGTATTTGAAGCAAATGGCACTTCTTCCCAAGCTTATGCTTTGTCTACACAACCAACAGACGATGAAAGCTTGAAAAGTTGGCAATGGTATCCAGCATCTAGCGAAACACAGACAACAGGGACATATCACGCCTTGTATCCCCGTAGTTGGTTTGTGTATGAGAATGTGTTTCAGGCAGAGTTAACTTGTGAGCAGTTTTCCCCTATCTGGGCAAATAATTATCAAGAGACTAGTTACCCTGTAGCGGTATTTGCTTGGCAAGCGCATAACCCCACGAATGCGCCCATAACACTCAGTATCATGCTGACCTGGCAAAATATGGTGGGTTGGTTTACTAATGCCCTCAAATCTCCTGATGTGCGGGTGCGGGATGATGGTAGCCCGGTTTATGAGTATCAGCCGCGCTTAGGGGAAAGTGGGGGAAATTATAACTATTTAGATGAAAGTCCCCAACATCTGGGTTGCTTTTTGGGGCGGGTGGGGATGACTGAACCTTTACAGGAAGGTGAGGGGAGTTGGTGCATTGCAACTCTGAAACATTCCCAAGTTGAAGTTTTTTACCATACACGATGGAATCCTGTCGGTACGGGTGAGGAGGTATGGCAGAGTTTTGCGGCGGATGGTTCCTTAGCTAATCATATAGATACCTCGTCAGTCACAGAAAATGAACAGTTAGGAGCTGCTATTGCTGTACGTTTCACCCTGCAACCAGGGGAAACCTTAGAAATCCCCTTTGTGGTGAGTTGGGATTTACCTGTGACAGAATTTGCTGCTGGAGTGAATTACTATCGCAGATATACAGACTTTTTTGGTAAAACTGGTGATCATGCTTGGGCGATCGCAACTACTGCTCTAGAACAGTATAAAACTTGGCAACAACAAATCGAAAGTTGGCAAGACCCCATACTGAATCGTCCCGATTTGCCCGACTGGTTCAAAATGGCATTGTTTAATGAGCTTTATGACCTCACTAGCGGGGGGACTCTCTGGAGTGCGGCGACACCATGCGATCCCATCGGTCAATTTGCGGTGCTGGAATGCCTAGATTACCGATGGTATGAAAGCTTAGATGTGCGCCTGTATGGTTCCTTTGGGTTGTTGCAACTGTTCCCAGAACTGGAAAAAGCAGTTATGCGGGCTTTTGCGCGGGCAATTCCCCAAGGGGATGATACCCCCCGTGTGATTGGTTATTACTACACCATTGGGGCAGAAAGTCCCATTGCTGTGCGTAAAACTCCAGGCGCAACACCCCACGATTTAGGCGCACCCAATGAACACGTCTGGGAAAAAACTAATTACACCAGCTATCAAGATTGCAATTTGTGGAAGGATTTAGGCTGTGATTTTGTCTTGCAAGTGTATCGGGATTTTCTCCTAACTGGTGCGGATGATGTGCAGTTCTTAAGGGATTGCTGGGATGCAATTGTGGAAACCCTTGATTATGTAAAAACATTCGATTTAGATGGCGATGGGATTCCGGAAAATTCCGGTGCGCCAGACCAAACCTTTGATGATTGGCGTTTGCAAGGAGTTAGCGCCTATTGTGGTGGCTTGTGGTTGGCTGCATTGGCAGCAGCGATCGCTATCAGTGACATCTTATTACAAAATCACCAAGATTCAGCAACCAAAGAACATCTACTTTACCAAAAATCCACCTATGAAACTTGGTTAACAAAATCCCTACCTATCTATCAAGAAAAACTCTGGAATGGTAAATATTATCGGCTAGATAGTGAAAGTGGTTCTGATGTTGTTATGGCAGATCAATTGTGTGGACAATTCTACGCCAACTTACTGGAATTACCGGACATTGTACCAAGCGATCGCGCAATTTCTGCACTCCAAACTGTTTATGATGCTTGCTTCCTCAAGTTTTATGACGGTCAATTTGGTGCAGCCAATGGAGTACGTCCCGATGGTTCACCAGAGAACCCGAAAGCTACCCACCCCTTAGAAGTGTGGACAGGAATTAACTTTGGGTTGGCAGCATTTTTAGTACAAATGGGAATGAAAGACGAAGGTTTCAGGTTGACACAAGCAGTAGTAGAGCAAATCTATAATAATGGCTTACAATTCCGCACACCCGAAGCCATCACCGCCGCCGGTACTTTCCGCGCCAGTACCTATCTCCGCCCTATGGCGATTTGGGCAATATATTTGATGATTGGTTAG
- a CDS encoding response regulator has translation MKYHGTFTALSPQGLLRHLSSCFDTTCLQAFSNSVTWSIYLEDGTITYATHSVEPFDRLERHLRRLSQHFSQVTNEIRVQLRLLFEIEAQNSSDTIHLPDYQAVNWLVEQEYLDTAQATMLIQELVKDVIESFLLIKNGTYELSNSQVKLPAICRLDTVKVMERCQIRLQNWQSYLPNITSPYQRPYLLINGKNSPELQPKLTYWMKGFSLRHLAIIMNQDEIQLAQNLYPYILTGEIILHEPDPPFDQLPKILAESTLTPKYTTALLSRKLVDTVVELSSNATPITPILAVDNLAPVVRLPQPYTPAKASHQELTLSNTTNSIPERVMPATGTTRQVYKIVSVDDSPTILKEISYFLESENFTVIAINDPLKAAMSIIRHKPDLILLDLNMAGIDGYELCRIIRNNSMFKNTPIIFVTSYKGLVDKVRARLAGASGYLTKPFTRAELLKIVFMHLA, from the coding sequence ATGAAATATCACGGCACATTTACAGCACTAAGTCCTCAGGGTTTGTTAAGACATTTATCTAGTTGTTTTGACACCACTTGTTTACAAGCTTTTAGCAACTCAGTCACTTGGTCAATTTACTTAGAAGATGGAACAATAACCTATGCAACTCATTCTGTAGAACCATTCGATAGATTAGAACGCCATTTGCGCCGCCTCAGCCAACACTTTTCTCAAGTGACAAATGAAATTCGGGTGCAGTTACGCTTGCTGTTTGAAATCGAAGCGCAAAATTCCAGCGATACTATTCATCTGCCTGATTACCAAGCTGTTAATTGGCTTGTCGAGCAAGAATATTTAGATACTGCACAAGCCACGATGCTGATTCAAGAATTAGTTAAGGATGTAATTGAATCATTTCTGTTAATTAAAAATGGCACTTATGAATTAAGTAATTCACAGGTGAAATTACCTGCAATTTGCCGACTTGATACAGTCAAGGTAATGGAACGTTGTCAAATTAGACTACAAAATTGGCAATCTTACTTACCAAACATCACATCACCCTATCAACGTCCATATCTGTTGATTAACGGTAAAAATTCTCCAGAACTCCAGCCAAAATTGACTTACTGGATGAAGGGTTTCAGCCTGCGTCATCTGGCTATAATTATGAATCAAGATGAAATCCAGTTAGCTCAAAATTTATATCCTTACATCCTCACCGGAGAGATTATATTACATGAACCAGATCCACCATTTGATCAATTACCCAAAATTCTAGCAGAATCAACATTAACTCCTAAATACACAACTGCATTACTGAGTAGAAAATTAGTAGATACAGTCGTAGAACTCAGTAGTAATGCTACGCCAATCACCCCAATTCTTGCAGTAGATAATTTAGCTCCTGTGGTGCGATTACCACAACCTTATACTCCTGCCAAAGCAAGCCATCAGGAACTAACATTATCAAATACCACAAATTCTATTCCGGAAAGAGTAATGCCTGCTACCGGAACTACTCGACAAGTTTATAAAATCGTTTCTGTAGATGATAGTCCGACAATTCTCAAAGAAATTAGCTATTTCTTAGAAAGTGAGAATTTCACAGTAATTGCTATCAATGATCCGCTCAAGGCTGCTATGTCAATTATCAGACATAAACCAGACTTGATTTTACTGGATCTGAATATGGCTGGTATTGATGGCTATGAATTGTGTAGGATTATTCGCAATAATTCCATGTTTAAAAATACGCCGATTATATTCGTTACAAGTTATAAGGGATTAGTTGACAAAGTCAGAGCCAGATTAGCTGGTGCATCTGGATATCTAACTAAACCTTTCACCCGTGCAGAGTTATTAAAGATTGTGTTTATGCACTTAGCTTAA
- a CDS encoding PP2C family serine/threonine-protein phosphatase: MKTSKQNPHWQVVAASVCGTSHMKTKQLCQDAHHWQLLPGNVLVAAAADGAGSASQGKVGAMVAVETAIESLSLRDITRDSLADDETVRSLLTEALLAAKKAVEDEAVACQKQPQDLATTLIIAIASPEMVAAAQIGDGMAVAKDHLGNLLALTIPDNGEYINETTFLTSPGALETAQMRLWRETIVNIGLLTDGLQMLALNMVVSEPHKPFFFPLFDFVKNAEDQAEAKEQLVKFLGSERITQRTDDDLTLIIGAFNHL, translated from the coding sequence ATGAAAACATCAAAACAGAACCCTCATTGGCAGGTAGTCGCCGCTTCTGTCTGTGGAACAAGCCACATGAAAACTAAGCAGTTGTGTCAGGATGCTCACCACTGGCAATTATTGCCGGGGAATGTTTTGGTGGCGGCGGCCGCAGATGGCGCGGGTTCTGCAAGTCAAGGGAAAGTTGGAGCGATGGTGGCGGTAGAAACAGCGATTGAGAGTTTATCGCTGAGAGATATTACCAGAGATTCCCTGGCTGATGATGAAACTGTGCGATCGCTTTTAACTGAGGCTTTGCTGGCTGCCAAAAAAGCTGTGGAAGATGAAGCAGTAGCTTGTCAAAAACAGCCCCAGGATTTAGCGACTACCTTAATTATTGCGATCGCCTCACCAGAAATGGTAGCAGCTGCACAAATCGGTGATGGGATGGCAGTAGCTAAGGATCATTTGGGCAACTTACTGGCATTAACCATCCCAGACAACGGCGAATACATTAACGAGACAACTTTTTTAACGTCACCAGGTGCGTTAGAAACGGCGCAGATGCGATTATGGCGCGAAACCATCGTCAACATTGGACTCCTCACCGATGGGCTGCAAATGCTGGCTTTAAATATGGTTGTTAGTGAACCTCACAAACCCTTCTTTTTTCCGTTATTCGACTTTGTAAAAAACGCCGAAGATCAAGCAGAAGCAAAAGAGCAGCTAGTAAAGTTTCTAGGCTCTGAGAGGATTACACAACGTACTGACGATGATTTAACGCTGATTATAGGTGCCTTTAATCATTTGTAA
- a CDS encoding vWA domain-containing protein, which translates to MNDTLTLDEVVEFAENPEPRCPCVLLLDTSGSMQGAAIEALNQGLLSLKDELMKNSIAARRVEIAIVTFDSHINVIQDFVTADQFNPPILTAQGLTSMGAGIHKALDMVQERKSLYRANGVAYYRPWVFMITDGEPQGELDHLVEQAALRLQGDEVNKRVAFFSVGVENANMTRLNQIAVRTPLKLKGLNFIEMFVWLSASMSAVSHSQIDEQVALPPIGWGSI; encoded by the coding sequence ATGAATGATACTTTGACCCTAGATGAAGTAGTAGAGTTTGCTGAGAACCCAGAACCACGCTGTCCTTGCGTGTTGTTGCTCGATACATCTGGCTCGATGCAAGGTGCTGCTATAGAAGCTCTAAATCAGGGCTTGCTCAGTTTGAAAGATGAGCTGATGAAAAATTCCATAGCAGCCAGACGGGTAGAAATTGCGATCGTTACTTTTGATAGTCATATCAATGTAATACAAGACTTTGTGACTGCCGATCAATTTAACCCACCAATTCTGACAGCGCAAGGATTAACTAGTATGGGGGCTGGTATTCACAAAGCCTTGGACATGGTACAAGAGCGCAAATCTTTGTATCGTGCCAATGGTGTTGCTTACTATCGTCCTTGGGTGTTTATGATTACTGATGGTGAACCACAAGGTGAACTAGATCATTTAGTAGAACAAGCAGCGTTGCGTTTACAAGGTGATGAAGTTAATAAACGTGTGGCATTTTTCAGCGTAGGTGTGGAAAATGCGAACATGACACGGCTTAACCAAATAGCTGTCAGAACGCCACTTAAACTCAAAGGACTAAACTTTATTGAAATGTTTGTTTGGCTATCGGCTAGTATGTCGGCAGTTTCTCATTCGCAAATTGATGAGCAGGTAGCGCTACCGCCGATTGGCTGGGGATCTATCTAA
- a CDS encoding cysteine peptidase family C39 domain-containing protein gives MNPSSSLRVQGGLQKDPSDQPSPTPEVAILNLVRLVAGDTSLVSELSQNWVVRQFQLGDELANYVVDAAATDSSNVIYLVCQGRVRLLGFNQTLGREVSTQLVSAEQTFGADHFFCHQTLPYRAIAASDGFVISTTTAELKPWLQAIPQLKSYLQRLTSERQALIFFKTYTKLHSLKTKKLQELLPYLIAKHIPNGTSLLEATPSEKGRFWLASGQVQSISIASFLPMVGDSWGYPESTLPDGTAQTDLLIYQLSAENWDLARAIAPDYFTESYQPIEAPVEVVNVVPADSKPQIALPKLQNLRSLTAPAIATSDIEDIDFPQGVKQHKSRSSYSYPFIQQQSSSDCGAACLAMISQYWGKRLSLYSLRNLAQVDRNGASLEGLTVAAQTLGYDVLPVRGSLPKLEWHYNPWVAHWQGNHYVVVWQIKGDRVLISDPAVGRKWLSRPQFETSWTGYALLLDPTESFQALKSEKFSLGRYGQTLWNYRTVLRQIILASLLVQVFGLATPLFTQVILDQVMPIKNLPNLHIFAFSFLCLGIWRTVLTAQHQNLLDYFANRIDLSLIGGFINYTLQLPLQFFASRQVDDIISRVQENRKIQLFISRRAIGAAVDILMVMTYLGLMTYYSWQLTLLVLSWIIPVVILTVVASPYLKQASREIFQESARQHSSMVEIMTGVATVKTATAERPLQKYWEERFLKMLKVRLRGQKLAHRLQVTRTLINHVGSTLVLWFGATLVMGGKMSLGQFVAFNMLTGNVTHPVLSLVGLWDEFQEILISVERLNDVYAAVPEASSQTTLLVMPPIRGEVRFENVSFRYNSFQERNALQNISFGIKPQQTIGIIGQSGSGKSTLANLLAGLYRPDTGRILIDGHDMAGVSPQSLRSQVGLVAQDSFLFSGTILENITLHDQELSLIQAIAAAKLTGAHDFIQALPLGYDTQVGERGFMLSGGQRQKIAIARALVRNPKILILDEATSGLDAESERRFQQNLAQISQERTTFIVSHRLSTVRYADHIFVIDQGMVIEHGTHQELMAIAGLYHHLAQLQL, from the coding sequence ATGAATCCCTCTTCGTCGTTAAGAGTTCAGGGAGGGCTGCAAAAAGATCCCAGTGATCAGCCATCTCCCACTCCAGAAGTGGCTATCCTCAATCTTGTGAGGTTAGTGGCAGGGGATACGAGTCTAGTTTCAGAGTTGAGCCAAAACTGGGTAGTTCGGCAGTTTCAACTAGGTGATGAACTGGCAAATTATGTTGTAGATGCAGCAGCTACAGATAGTAGTAATGTTATTTACTTAGTTTGTCAAGGTAGAGTCCGCTTATTAGGGTTTAATCAAACTCTGGGGCGGGAAGTTTCTACTCAATTGGTATCGGCTGAACAAACTTTCGGGGCAGATCATTTCTTTTGTCATCAAACATTACCATATCGAGCGATCGCCGCTAGTGATGGCTTTGTCATCTCTACGACAACTGCTGAATTAAAACCTTGGTTACAGGCTATCCCCCAACTCAAAAGTTACTTGCAGCGCTTAACCAGTGAACGCCAAGCACTGATATTTTTTAAAACTTATACTAAATTACATTCTCTCAAGACCAAAAAACTCCAAGAATTACTACCATATTTAATCGCTAAACATATCCCAAACGGCACATCCTTATTAGAAGCAACTCCATCAGAAAAAGGTCGTTTTTGGCTAGCAAGTGGTCAAGTACAATCAATATCAATAGCAAGTTTTTTGCCGATGGTAGGGGATAGTTGGGGATACCCTGAATCCACATTACCAGACGGCACAGCGCAAACAGATTTGCTAATTTACCAACTGTCTGCGGAAAATTGGGATTTGGCAAGAGCGATCGCTCCTGATTACTTTACTGAAAGCTATCAACCAATAGAAGCGCCCGTTGAGGTGGTTAATGTTGTCCCGGCTGATAGTAAACCCCAGATAGCCCTACCCAAGTTACAGAATTTACGATCGCTTACAGCACCAGCCATAGCCACATCCGACATCGAAGATATCGACTTTCCCCAAGGAGTCAAACAACACAAATCACGGTCGTCCTACTCCTACCCATTTATTCAACAACAGAGTTCATCAGACTGTGGTGCAGCTTGTTTGGCGATGATTAGTCAATATTGGGGTAAACGCTTAAGTCTGTATAGTTTGAGGAATTTAGCCCAGGTAGACCGCAATGGCGCATCCCTTGAAGGTTTGACCGTAGCAGCTCAAACCTTAGGTTATGATGTGCTACCAGTGCGGGGAAGTTTGCCCAAATTAGAGTGGCACTATAACCCTTGGGTTGCTCACTGGCAAGGAAATCACTATGTAGTAGTGTGGCAGATTAAAGGCGATCGCGTCTTAATTTCTGATCCGGCTGTAGGTAGGAAATGGCTGTCACGTCCGCAATTTGAAACGAGTTGGACAGGCTACGCCCTATTATTAGACCCCACAGAAAGTTTTCAAGCCCTCAAGAGTGAAAAATTTTCTCTTGGTCGCTATGGGCAAACATTGTGGAATTATCGGACAGTGCTTAGGCAAATAATTCTTGCCTCCTTACTGGTACAAGTTTTTGGGTTGGCAACTCCCCTGTTTACTCAGGTGATTCTCGACCAAGTAATGCCTATCAAAAACTTGCCGAATTTGCATATATTTGCGTTCAGCTTTTTATGTTTGGGTATCTGGCGGACTGTGTTAACGGCGCAGCACCAAAACTTACTAGATTATTTTGCTAACCGCATAGATTTAAGCTTGATTGGCGGTTTTATTAACTATACGTTGCAGTTACCCTTACAATTTTTCGCCTCCCGCCAGGTAGATGATATTATTAGCCGCGTTCAAGAAAACCGCAAAATTCAACTGTTTATTAGCCGTAGGGCAATTGGGGCGGCGGTAGATATCTTGATGGTAATGACTTATCTGGGGTTGATGACCTATTACAGTTGGCAACTCACTCTTTTAGTTTTGAGTTGGATTATCCCCGTAGTGATTTTAACTGTAGTTGCCAGTCCCTACCTCAAGCAAGCATCAAGAGAAATTTTTCAGGAATCCGCCAGACAACACTCTTCAATGGTAGAGATTATGACTGGGGTGGCGACAGTCAAAACCGCCACCGCCGAACGCCCTTTGCAGAAGTATTGGGAAGAGCGGTTTTTAAAAATGCTGAAGGTGCGGTTGCGGGGACAAAAGTTAGCCCATCGTTTACAAGTGACGCGGACGTTAATTAATCATGTTGGTAGTACCCTGGTTTTATGGTTTGGGGCTACTTTGGTGATGGGTGGGAAAATGTCCTTGGGACAGTTTGTGGCTTTCAATATGCTAACTGGGAATGTGACTCATCCAGTTTTGTCATTAGTTGGGTTATGGGATGAGTTTCAAGAAATATTGATTTCCGTGGAACGACTCAATGATGTTTATGCGGCCGTCCCAGAAGCCAGTTCCCAAACAACTTTACTTGTGATGCCGCCAATTCGAGGCGAGGTAAGATTTGAGAATGTTTCGTTTCGTTATAACTCGTTTCAAGAACGCAACGCCTTACAAAATATCTCTTTTGGTATCAAACCCCAACAAACTATCGGCATCATTGGTCAAAGTGGTTCGGGTAAAAGTACTTTAGCTAATTTATTAGCTGGTTTATATCGCCCTGATACAGGCAGGATTTTGATTGATGGACATGATATGGCTGGGGTATCTCCCCAATCCTTGCGGAGTCAAGTCGGATTAGTAGCACAAGACAGTTTTCTATTTTCGGGAACGATTTTAGAAAACATTACTTTGCACGATCAAGAACTGAGCTTAATCCAAGCGATCGCCGCCGCCAAGTTAACCGGCGCACACGATTTTATCCAAGCCTTACCTCTGGGTTACGACACCCAAGTGGGAGAACGAGGTTTCATGCTTTCTGGGGGACAAAGGCAAAAAATTGCGATCGCCCGTGCTTTGGTAAGAAATCCCAAAATTTTGATTTTAGATGAAGCCACTAGCGGTTTAGATGCAGAATCAGAACGCCGCTTTCAACAGAATTTAGCCCAAATTAGTCAGGAACGGACTACTTTTATCGTTTCTCACCGTCTTTCTACTGTGCGCTATGCTGACCATATTTTTGTCATAGACCAAGGAATGGTGATTGAACATGGCACTCATCAGGAACTAATGGCGATCGCTGGTCTTTATCACCACTTAGCTCAACTGCAACTATAG
- a CDS encoding HetP family heterocyst commitment protein yields the protein MNQNTTGITNYNKAINPQQFDKVVEAILAGKYSWACVLMLRFAGYNPMHYIPYRTYNRLLKENSEASKVQQQQHDNLKNSQVAAVSRSNTNMPSSCLSKIKDLAYLEVVGKQTTEIHGGNLDQWLTEQVHEFQDMYLEPQAISNQDITFKLSDLDFIHN from the coding sequence ATGAACCAAAACACTACAGGCATAACCAACTACAACAAAGCTATCAATCCTCAACAATTTGACAAAGTGGTTGAAGCAATTCTGGCTGGTAAATACTCTTGGGCTTGTGTTCTCATGCTGCGCTTTGCTGGGTACAATCCTATGCACTACATTCCCTACCGCACATATAACCGCTTACTCAAAGAAAACTCCGAAGCTAGCAAAGTACAGCAACAACAACACGATAATCTAAAAAACAGTCAAGTAGCTGCTGTTTCTAGGTCTAATACTAATATGCCGTCCAGTTGCTTAAGTAAAATCAAAGACTTAGCCTATCTGGAAGTAGTAGGTAAACAAACAACAGAAATTCATGGTGGTAATTTAGATCAATGGTTAACAGAACAAGTTCATGAGTTTCAAGATATGTACTTGGAACCACAAGCAATATCCAATCAAGACATTACCTTCAAACTGTCAGACCTAGATTTTATTCATAATTGA